One Mugil cephalus isolate CIBA_MC_2020 chromosome 12, CIBA_Mcephalus_1.1, whole genome shotgun sequence DNA segment encodes these proteins:
- the LOC125017951 gene encoding olfactory receptor 51E1-like, translating to MDQMNDELNSTYLTFGGHVDLHKYKFLYFVIMLTIYILILCGNLGIFCIICIQKSLHEPMYIFIAALLLNSAAFSTNIYPRLLIDFLSNQQVISRSLCSLQSFIYYSLSGSEFLLLSVMAYDRYVSICKPLQYATIMRKRTVNILLVFSWLAPACQLVPSVIMSSSLKLCSFTLNAVICNNALSKLYCMTSTTIYLAYGVFILLTTVLLPMLFILFTYSKIFIIAIQSCREVRNKAAQTCLPHLLVLFSFSCLCSYDVIIARLQIDFTKTARLIMTLQIVMYHPLFNPIIYGLKMKEISKHLKRLFIRPKITGF from the coding sequence ATGGATCAAATGAATGATGAGCTTAATTCAACTTATTTAACTTTTGGTGGGCATGTGGATTTGCACAAATATAAATTCCTGTATTTCGTGATCATGTTGACCATTTATATTCTAATACTCTGTGGCAATTTGGGGATTTTTTGCATCATCTGCATTCAAAAAAGCCTTCATGAGCCTATGTACATTTTCATTGCAGCACTGTTGCTGaactctgctgctttcagcACTAACATCTACCCAAGACTTCTGATTGACTTTTTATCTAACCAGCAGGTCATATCTCGGTCACTTTGCAGTcttcagagttttatttattattctttaagTGGTTCTGAATTCTTACTTTTGTCAGTGATGGCCTACGACAGGTACGTGTCTATATGCAAACCATTGCAATATGCAACTATCATGAGAAAAAGGACTGTCAACATTTTGCTGGTTTTCTCTTGGCTTGCGCCTGCTTGTCAGCTTGTACCATCGGTCATAATGAGCAGTAGTCTAAAACTCTGCAGCTTTACTTTGAATGCAGTTATTTGTAACAACGCATTGAGCAAACTTTACTGCATGACTTCCACAACAATATATTTAGCTTACGGTGTTTTTATCCTGCTGACCACTGTGCTCCTCCCAatgcttttcattcttttcacttACTCAAAGATATTTATAATCGCCATCCAAAGCTGCAGAGAAGTCAGGAACAAAGCTGCTCAGACCTGTTTACCTCACCTGCtggttttatttagcttttcatGCTTGTGTTCATATGATGTGATTATAGCTCGACTGCAAATAGATTTCACCAAAACCGCTCGTTTGATAATGACTTTGCAAATAGTGATGTATCATCCTCTCTTCAATCCAATCATATACGGACTGAAAATGAAGGAAATCTCCAAACACCTTAAGAGGCTGTTTATCAGGCCAAAAATAACCGGTTTCTAG
- the LOC125017179 gene encoding olfactory receptor 10AG1-like, whose product MDLMNDDFNETYLTFGGYVELHRYKFLYFVIMFTLYVLILCSNSTILCIIWIQKSLHEPMYIFIAALLLNSILFSTNIYPKLLMDIVSDQQIISRSLCTFQSFIYYSLGGSEFLLLAVMAYDRYVSICKPLQYATIMRQSTVNVLLVLSWLLPACQVASIAAVGTSIKLCSFTLNGFFCNNAIYKLFCMTPKTLSVYGMFVLFNTALLPMLFILFTYSKIFMIVYQSCREVRNKAAQTCLPHVLVLISFSCLCSYDVIIARLQIDLPKTAHFIMTLQIVMYHPLFNPIIYGLNMKEISKHLKRLFVKENSTNDIPCAVISTVT is encoded by the coding sequence atgGATCTGATGAACGATGATTTTAATGAAACTTATTTAACTTTTGGTGGGTATGTAGAACTGCACAGATATAAATTCCtgtattttgtgatcatgtttacTCTTTATGTCCTAATACTGTGCAGTAATTCGACCATCCTTTGCATCATCTGGATTCAAAAAAGCCTTCATGAGcctatgtacatttttattgctgctttGTTGCTGAATTCTATTCTTTTCAGCACTAATATCTACCCCAAACTTCTAATGGACATTGTTTCTGACCAGCAGATCATATCCCGTTCACTGTGTACCtttcagagttttatttattactctTTGGGTGGTTCTGAATTCTTACTCTTGGCAGTGATGGCCTATGACAGGTACGTGTCTATATGTAAACCTCTGCAATATGCAACTATCATGAGACAAtcaactgtaaatgttttgttggttttgtcttGGCTTTTGCCTGCTTGTCAGGTTGCGTCAATAGCTGCAGTGGGTACCAGCATCAAACTCTGCAGCTTTactttaaatggatttttttgcAATAATGCTATTTACAAGCTTTTCTGCATGACCCCGAAAACACTGTCAGTATATGGCATGTTTGTGCTGTTCAATACTGCGCTCCTCCCAatgcttttcattcttttcacttACTCAAAGATATTTATGATCGTCTACCAAAGCTGCAGGGAAGTCAGGAACAAAGCTGCTCAGACCTGTTTACCTCATGTGCTGGTTTTAATTAGCTTTTCGTGCTTGTGTTCATACGATGTGATTATAGCTCGACTACAAATTGATCTTCCCAAAACCGCTCATTTCATAATGACTTTGCAAATAGTGATGTATCATCCTCTCTTCAATCCAATCATATACGGACTGAACATGAAGGAAATCTCCAAACACCTCAAGAGGCTGTTTGTGAAAGAGAACTCAACTAACGACATCCCATGTGCAGTCATTTCTACTGTGACATAA